A region from the Vicia villosa cultivar HV-30 ecotype Madison, WI linkage group LG3, Vvil1.0, whole genome shotgun sequence genome encodes:
- the LOC131659585 gene encoding uncharacterized protein LOC131659585, with translation MKLKDIKEKVQKKWNVGVNKTKAIRARFAARDMVDGSFLGDYTRVYDYAHELLRSNPGSTVKVCVQPAQEGSTVENLHFKRLYICLAACKESFKFSRHFIGLDGCFLKGLCGGQILAAIGRDPNDQMLPIAFAVVESENKDSWTWFLELLIDDLGGREECLTYTFISDQQKGLLPAMEELLPRVEQRFCVRHLYNNFRKKYAGKKLKEIIWKAAKSTYYQAWEREMKVMKKVNVEAYKHMMSTPPRFWSRSYFKTHNKCDAVLNNMSEAFNSVILESRAKPLITMVEEIRVYMMERWATNRMRFQKLEDVDVLPNIKKKIEKTSSYTNTWLVRMSDEFIFEVRNLENNAEKFTVNLKDRTCSCRRKSRYMQVNQPVIFPVNGSNLWERTEYPDVLPSKFRKMPGRPKKRRNLEQGELDGTDRKMRRTGFIVKCSRCKKQGHNKLTCKVPSTTVQAAPSQASPSQTTFVQVSQAAPSAPSRSSQAAPSQSSQAAPSQSSQAQKTTPKSAKKTTPKAKKLAVRRPNAPFIPPGPTTRLTTAKTAIGPTTRRTTPTKRATPKWKP, from the exons ATGAAGCTGAAGGACATTAAGGAAAAGGTTCAGAAGAAGTGGAATGTTGGGGTCAACAAAACCAAGGCTATAAGGGCTAGGTTTGCAGCCAGAGACATGGTTGATGGGTCATTTCTAGGGGATTATACAAGGGTGTATGACTATGCACATGAGTTACTAAGATCTAATCCAGGTTCAACTGTTAAGGTTTGTGTCCAGCCTGCACAAGAAGGTTCAACTGTTGAGAATTTACATTTCAAGAGGTTGTACATATGTTTGGCAGCTTGTAAGGAGAGCTTCAAGTTTAGCAGACATTTCATAGGACTTGATGGATGTTTTTTGAAAGGCTTATGTGGAGGTCAAATACTTGCAGCTATTGGCAGAGATCCCAATGATCAAATGCTACCAATCGCATTTGCAGTTGTTGAAAGTGAAAACAAGGATAGCTGGACATGGTTCTTGGAGCTGCTTATTGATGATCTTGGTGGGAGGGAAGAGTGCCTCACATACACTTTCATttctgatcaacaaaag GGGTTATTGCCTGCAATGGAGGAACTTCTTCCAAGAGTTGAACAGAGATTTTGTGTTAGGCATCTATACAACAATTTTAGGAAGAAGTATGCTGGAAAAAAACTAAAGGAGATTATATGGAAAGCAGCCAAGTCAACTTACTACCAAGCTTGGGAGAGAGAGATGAAAGTAATGAAAAAGGTCAATGTAGAAGCATACAAGCACATGATGAGCACTCCTCCAAGATTTTGGAGCAGATCATACTTCAAAACTCATAACAAGTGTGATGCTGTACTGAACAATATGTCAGAAGCCTTTAATAGTGTCATATTGGAGTCAAGGGCAAAACCATTGATCACCATGGTGGAAGAGATTAGGGTATACATGATGGAAAGGTGGGCAACAAACAGGATGAGGTTTCAGAAATTAGAAGATGTTGATGTGTTACCAAACATTAAGAAGAAGATTGAAAAAACAAGTTCATACACAAATACGTGGCTTGTAAG GATGTCTGATGAGTTTATATTTGAAGTGAGGAATTTGGAAAACAATGCTGAAAAATTTACAGTCAATCTGAAAGATAGGACTTGTTCATGTAGAAG GAAATCAAGATATATGCAAGTGAACCAGCCAGTCATTTTTCCAGTCAATGGCTCAAACCTATGGGAGAGGACAGAGTACCCTGATGTTCTGCCCTCTAAATTTAGGAAAATGCCAGGAAGACccaaaaaaaggaggaatttggaacAAGGTGAACTGGATGGCACAGATAGAAAGATGAGAAGAACTGGCTTCATTGTGAAGTGCagtagatgcaagaaacaaggacACAACAAACTTACTTGCAAGGTACCATCAACTACTGTACAAGCAGCTCCATCACAAGCATCTCCATCTCAGACTACTTTTGTACAAGTATCCCAAGCAGCTCCTTCAGCTCCATCACGGTCATCTCAAGCAGCTCCTTCACAATCATCTCAAGCAGCTCCATCACAATCATCCCAAGCTCAGAAGACTACTCCAAAATCAGCCAAGAAGACTACTCCTAAAGCAAAGAAGTTGGCAGTTAGAAGGCCAAATGCCCCTTTTATCCCACCTGGTCCAACCACAAGGCTGACTACTGCAAAAACAGCTATAGgtccaacaacaaggaggacaacacCTACTAAAAGGGCCACACCAAAATGGAAACCATAG